ACATTGACAGTGAACATGAACcaattaaacattttcaatgtgcagttggtagagcggaccGTTTCTCTGTCACACGGAGGACCAGGTTCGATTCCTGGACGAGGACATAGAGTTACATTCACAAAACATCATGAGAATGAGCTTGTTCTGTAACCTTCTGTTTTTTAAGGTGCTATTGTTTCACCAAAATGTGTGCGGCAGTTGTAGCAtccagaaaataataataaattgtattttcttacaaaataatattataaagaaAGCAGATATAAAAGTCTTAAATCCAGATGAGGACGAGGTcaagccgccccccccccccccccccccccctcaccacctGAGGTTTCCTCTTGTTTACTGTTTTAACAGCTGGTCATGTTGTAGTGTGTGGACATCACGGTCTTTGTCAGgtcctgtttcctgctgtgttgtgtgttgttgccaTTTTGATTTCCACTAAACATTTCAAAtacttgaatgtgtgtgtgtcacccacGGTAACATTTGCTGACATCATAGCAGACCCGCCTGTCAGTCAAAGTGTCTCCGCTGCAGATGGACCCGTTATGAGCTCGGTGGAGACACGTGCGCTCGCGGGTTTGACTCCCGCCCAGCTGCTTGCAGCGGATGTCCCGCTCACGGAACGGAAATTTACATTGGCTCCAGGGCGACCACTCTGACCACACACCGTCCACTGCAAACACAAAGGTTACACATCTCCAGGGTGAGTGTGTCAGCAGCCTTCACATCACTGAGTTAGTAGCGTTGTTTGTTGTCACCAGGACACAACGTGTCTCTCATGGAGTcgtctactttgtgtgtgtttgtctcaggttGAAGGACGGTACCTGGACAGTGGACATTGGTTGTACAGATGCTGGTTCGACGTCCCTCTCCAGGACACGGCAGGCCGCCATGTTGAGCAGCAGGGCTGTCACATGTCCTGTGTGACAGCTGAAGCCCCACCCCACATGTGACAGGACATGAAGAGAAGGGAGACCAAGACCCCCATCCCCCGTCCACTGGTGGAGAGACAGAAGCAAGGCAGCGAGTGGTTATATGTGTCGATGACGACTAAACATCTGTGCAACCTGTTCTTCCTTCAATCAATCAGAGCCACTGTTGTCTCTATGTAGAAGCTCTGAAGTCTTTATGGTTGTGTCTCCACACCGGCGACACCCAGTGGCTGGAGGCGTCAAATGTAAGAATAATATATAAGAACAGGTACGTTCGTCATATTCTTTCGAACATGGTATATAAAGATTGCCTCCAGGGAATCATTTCAAATTTGATACAAATGTTCTGAGAAGCTGCTTCAGACTGAGCTCCTCACTTCTCTGGATCTTCTCTGGAGGATCACActcagttcctcctcctcctcctgaactCCTGTATAAAGTCTAAATCCAGGAGcagtgtgaacagcagaggatcctccactgattcaccgggggggggggggggtagaagaCCCAGACGAAGATGTGAAGAGAGTTTGTCGAGATCAGAGCTGACGACGgtgtcatgtgatgtaaacatgatcacatgatctctgcagcagaggtaacaggtcacttcctgtgtgtgtctttgaccttggtggtcaaaggtcacgtgacctcatattgttgtgaatgcattatgtcaCCTGGAGGGACTGCACTGGTTCCACAGGTGTGAGTCTACTCTGCATGTTGATGTGGTTATAGACTCTTTACACATGTGAGGTCTGTGTTGACGGGTGTTAAAGCATCTGGGAGCAGGTTATTGTCTCTTACAGCTGTGCACTCACACATTTGTCTGGTTGACTGACTggagcaggtgtgtgttcagaagGACAGGCCTACCTGGGCAGTGAGGTGTGTGATTGCAGTCCTCTATCTGGTGGTTGTCGCCTTGGCAAGCTTTGCCGGGTGGCCTGGATGAGGGGGCCGGGTTCGAGCAGGATCGGTATCGAGTCCTGACGGGTACTCGGCCTCGTGGGATACAAGAAGACGAGCACTCACCCCAGCTGGACCAACCAGACCAGAACCCGTCAACTATGAGAGACATTGACAGAACAAGAGACTCAAATAGTTTTCACTGACGTGGACACATCAGGACAACGTGACCAGCTGACTATGTCACCTGGCCTGGAAAGATAGACTGATAAGTTACAAGACAGCTAGAACTTCTAACCATCAGggatccacctcctcctccccatgaACAGCACAGATACCTGGTCTAGTCCAGAAACCATAGCACCACCTGTAGCACCTGATCTATATCTGGATCTCTTTTCTTCAGTTGATCTTCTGACCTGACGTCACGAGTTTCATCCTCTAAACCACCAACTTGTCTATTAGACTCTGTCCCAACTGGACTTTTTAAAGGAAGTTCTCCCGCCCGTTAAATCAGATGAATATGTCTTTGTTAACCAGCTGCGTCCCACAAGCTGTAATGAAACCTCTGGATCAGGAGCCCACTCttgatccagatgtttaagcTGATTAGATCCATATCAAACCCTGAAAAAAGGTTCCTCTTTGATAAAGCCTATAGTTCTGGATTCCAAAcccccatcatgcactgagggataactcccatcatgcactgctgGAGAACCCTCCTTTTCTCTCAGAGCTGCTCATTATTGAACTGTTGATTTCTCTataatttttatcattttaagcCTTGAGATGATGAAGAATATGATTTGAACCTAAACAAACGATGGcaacactttgtgtgtgtgtgtgtttgtgtgtgtgtgtgtgtgtgtgtgtgtgtgtgtgtgtgtgtgtgtgtgtgtgtgtgtgtgttacctggacAGGGACTCTGACAGACCCATGTCTGAACACTTGTTCCATCACAAAATCGTCCACCATATTTTGGGGCGGGGCTATCACAGGTCCTGGTTGAAAGCTGAAGCCCCTCCCCACAGGAGATCGAACACGGACCAGGCGGAGACCACGCCCCCCAGCTCCCGTCCACTGTGGAGACAGCCCATCAGTTCACACTCAgttgtcctcgtgtcctcgtgtcctcgtgcAGAGCGGGGGAGTCTCACCGGGACAGTTCGGCAGCTCGCTGCAGAGCCCCGTCTGAGAGCTGCCGCCAGGGCAGCCATTGCCAGGGGATGCCGTGTCATTGGAGGGGGCGGGGCTAGAGCAGGATCGATATCGCACTTTGGAGGGGACAATGACATCATCACGCTGGTCATCGATACACACACCAGAACATTCAGACCAACTAGACCAGTCTGACCAACCTCCGTGGACTGAGAGGTGGAGAAAGACACAGGAAGTcagaaggacagacagacacaaagagagacagacagatggacagacagacaggttacCTGGACAAGTCTCATGTGTTGGACAGGtgtctgtctcctctgaagAGCCGCTACAGGCTGAGCGACACTCAGAAGAACTGGAGCAGAGTCTCACCCTTTCCCTGACTCCGCCCCCTCCACAGGTGACCGAGCAGGGTGACCAGCTGCCCCACAAGCCCCACCCCTTTGctgcacacacatattcaaaacTTTACCacaatcatgtgtgtgtttatgtgtgtttgtgtgtataagtgtgtgtgtaccgtCGCAGCAGGTGCCACTGCATGGTTCCGTCTGCAGTTTGTCCGCAGCATTGTCACACTCTGATTGGCCGACGCCGAAACATgtcctccgtctctgtctcactccgtCCCCACAGAGCACAGTACACTGTGACCATGAAGACCAGGGAGACCACACAGGaggactgaaacacacacacacacacacacacacacacacacacacacacacacaatcactcaaCAACTTAACAAAGGTTTAACTAACAGAGCAGACGTGAGATCTGGTCACAGGGGACACTTTGAGGACACActttaacagcaggtgtgaacacacaaaCTTAACAATGGAAACTGATCGGATCCCTctggacagatgttaataccaggtgtgtacaGGCCACACCTGTTGTGTTACTGGAGTATGCCACTAGGGGGCACACCACAGAACTTAGACTGTGTAGAACTTCTGGATTTATAATTTGTGAAGAAAAGCATGGTAGCAGGATGTATGCATGTGAatggtgaggatgaagatgagggagGTCTCTGCCGGGCTGGTCTGCTGTGGACTGGGCGGATGGACGAGGACATCCTGCGCGTTGTCGTGAGGACGACATGTCCCTAAAGAATGGCAGCTGTGATTATGGGATATCTTGGAGCTCATGAGGCGCAGATAAACTGCTGGAGTCTGAATCAAGAGATCTAAGTTCTGGGGGCAAAGCACAGACATAATGAcggacactgtgtgtgtttgtgtgtgtgtgtgtgtgtctgtgtactttCACTAACCCACAAGACTGACACAATCCACCTGTTGCCAGGTAGCCGTACTGAGGGTTCTGACAGCAGTCGTCCTCGTCCATTTCACCGAGCTCCTGAGCGCACTGACCTGAGGTCAGAGAAAAATGTGCAAAACACCGCACACactctacacacagacacacacacacacacacacacacacagtgaagtttTCAGCTGATGTGAGTCCTAATGAGCAAATTCTGAATAGAatattgtgtgcgtgtgtgtgagtgtgtgtgcgtgcgtgtgtgtgcatgtgtgtgtgtttgtgtgtgttgatgtgtgtggaCCAGCTCACAGAGCCTGTACCTCTCCAGGTAGGGATTAAAACAGGCTGTGCAGTTGTCCCAGAGCCAGCGGTCAATGTGGAGGCTACTGTCTACCACAAtgggacacaacacacactccacaacacaacagcaagaaAGTCCCTCCTGAACATtaaacaggcagagacagaaccACACTGGACTGAGACTGCAGGGAGAGGTGGCCGGCCTTGACTTCACTGACCTCTGTCTCTCATACAATGTACAGGAACGCCTCTGTAGGAGAGGACATCCTCTGCTTCACTGTTAAAGCCAGACTTCAGGTGTGAAGTAATCACACAGAACAATCTTGCATTGTGGTACCCTAATAATCATCACCCACACTGTATAATGCATTCTAATCCCAACCAACATTTAGAATCCATTGCTCATATTGTTAATGGCTGTAATAAGTACAAAGGACTCAATACTGCACGCCATGACCGCATTGTCGACCTCATTTCAAGTACTGTTAATGGAGTATTCTAGTACTGTTAATGGAGTATTctactactgttaagggagtatTCTAGTACTGTTAATGGAGTATTCTAGTACTGTTAATGGAGTATTCAAGCACTGTTAAGGGAGTATTCTAGTACTGTTAATGGAGTATTCAAGTACTGTTAAGGGAGTATTCTAGTACTGTTAATGGAGTATTCAAGTACTGTTAAGGGAGTATTCTAGTACTGTTAATGGAGTATTctactactgttaagggagtatTCAAGTACTGTTAAGGGAGTATTCTAGTACTGTTAATGGAGTATTCAAGTACTGTTAAGGGAGTATTCTAGTACTGTTAATGTAGTATTCAAGTACTGTTAAGGGAGTATTCTAGTACTGTTAATGGAGTATTCTAGTACTGTTAATGGAGTATTCTAGTACTGTTAATGGAGTATTCAAGCACTGTTAAGGGAGTATTCTAGTACTGTTAATGGAGTATTCAAGTACTGTTAAGGGAGTATTCTAGTACTGTTAATGGAGTATTCAAGCACTGTTAAGGGAGTATTCTAGTACTGTTAATGGAGTATTCAAGTACTGTTAAGGGATTATTCTAGTACTGTTAATGGAGTATTCAAGTACTGTTAAGGGAGTATTCTAGTACTGTTAATGGAGTATTCAAGTACTGTTAAGGGAGTATTCTAGTACTGTTAATGGAATATTCAAGTACTGTTAAGGGAGTATTCTAGTACTGTTAATGGAGTATTCAAGCACTGTTAAGGGAGTATTCTAGTACTGTTAATGGAGTAATCAAGTACTGTTAAGGGAGTATTCTAGTACTGTTAATGGAGTATTCAAGTACTGTTAAGGGAGTATTCTAGTACTGTTAATGGAGTATTCTAGTACTGTTAATGGAGTATTCAAGCACTGTTAATGGAGTATTCAAGCACTGTTAAGGGAGTATTCTAGTACTGTTAATGGAGTATTCAAGTACTGTTAAGGGAGTATTCTAGTACTGTTAATGGAGTATTCTAGTACTGTTAATGGAGTATTCAAGTACTGTTAAGGGAGTATTCTAGTACTGTTAATGGAGTATTCAAGTACTGTTAAGGGAGTATTCCCCCCTAATGTGTCAATGTACAAACACTCCTGTATAATGCCAGATTGGTTCAACAGCCCTGATGTTGTTTTCTGGGACCAGGTTAGAAGGTAGGTAGTAGTCCTGGAGGTAGCCTGTGTCTATGACCTCTATGTGGACATAGCCTTCCTCGACAAGTTGA
Above is a genomic segment from Pleuronectes platessa chromosome 16, fPlePla1.1, whole genome shotgun sequence containing:
- the LOC128458083 gene encoding properdin codes for the protein MKEAGMIPKISGGVCSFSSRMKILQFLVLLLGSLQTSECVRCFAHFSLTSGQCAQELGEMDEDDCCQNPQYGYLATGGLCQSCGPPVWSPWSSWSQCTVLCGDGVRQRRRTCFGVGQSECDNAADKLQTEPCSGTCCDAKGWGLWGSWSPCSVTCGGGGVRERVRLCSSSSECRSACSGSSEETDTCPTHETCPVHGGWSDWSSWSECSGVCIDDQRDDVIVPSKVRYRSCSSPAPSNDTASPGNGCPGGSSQTGLCSELPNCPVDGSWGAWSPPGPCSISCGEGLQLSTRTCDSPAPKYGGRFCDGTSVQTWVCQSPCPVDGFWSGWSSWGECSSSCIPRGRVPVRTRYRSCSNPAPSSRPPGKACQGDNHQIEDCNHTPHCPVDGGWGSWSPFSSCPVTCGVGLQLSHRTCDSPAAQHGGLPCPGEGRRTSICTTNVHCPVDGVWSEWSPWSQCKFPFRERDIRCKQLGGSQTRERTCLHRAHNGSICSGDTLTDRRVCYDVSKCYLEGSWEGWEPWNLCSPSCGEGSKRSRRRFCKPDFSDYSPTIGRQREKATFFGTPLADCVWKPEDGPKFETQPCVNVPPCPPHV